The Sporosarcina sp. FSL W7-1349 genome includes the window GTATCGAAGAAGAAGCTAGCAGTACAAGTGAATTAGCGATTACGATGGAGTCCTTCACGCTAAAGGTGGAGGAGGCCAATGAAAGAGGCGGGCAAGTCCAACATTCCTCTACAGAGGTCTTGCATATGACTTCGGAAGGTAGTCGGTTAATGGAAACTTCTACAGAACAGATGGTGAAGATCGATTTGATTGTTCAAGAAGCCGTGAAGAAAATTCAAGGTTTGGATGCACAGTCACAGGAGATTTCCAAACTGGTGGAGGTAATCCAAAATATCGCAGACCAAACTAATTTATTGGCCTTAAATGCTGCGATTGAAGCCGCGAGGGCAGGCGAACACGGGAAAGGGTTTGCTGTTGTCGCAGAAGAAGTGAAGAAATTGGCTGAACAAGTTTCCGTATCTGTCACGGATATTACGGGGATTGTCGGTAGCATTCAACACGAATCGAGCATCGTAGCCGAGTCCCTGATCAAAGGGTATGAGGAAGTGGAAACCGGCAGACATCAAATTCAACATACAGGAGAAACCTTCCGTCAAATTCAAGGGGCGGTCGTCGAGATGGCAAACCATATTCAAGTGGTGTCGGATAACTTGTCCGACATCGTGATAAATAGTCAGCAAATGAGTGTAACGATTGAGGAAATCGCAGCCATTTCAGAAGAGTCGGCCGCCGGCGTGGAGCAAACATCGGCGTCAGCCCAAGAAACAAGCAGTTCCATGGAAGAAGTGGCGGGAAGTTCCTTGCAGCTAGCTAAGCTCGCTGAGGAACTCAATCGGCAAGTCATGAGATTTCAGATTTAACCGGACGCGATTATCTGAGGAACTTCAGTTACTTAATGTATAGCGATTTCCGTTTCCTCTCCCTTTCGTTTCAAAAAGTCGACTTTTTGCCTGTCTTCTGTTAACATGTTATAATTTTGGATGGCCATATCGGCAGAAGAGGGATAAAGTATAGATTGGGAGCTGTTTCAATTGGCGAAAACATACAAAGCGGGAGAAGAGCTCACCGGTACTGTGACAGGCATCCAGCCATACGGTGCATTTGTAGCGCTGGATGAGGAAACGCAAGGGCTTGTACACATTTCCGAAATTACGTACGGGTTTGTAAAGGATATTCATGATTATTTATCCGTTGGACAAGAAGTGAAAGTCAAAGTCCTGGACGTCGATCCAGAAGCTAAAAAAGTCAGTCTGTCGATTCGCGCATTATCGGAAGCGCCGGTCAATGCTCGGCGGGACCACCGTCCGAGAAAGTCGCTGCAGGCCCGCGTCAAAGAACATGACGCCGAAGGGTTCAATTCTTTGAAAGATAAATTGAAGGATTGGATTGAAAAATCGGGGCAGTGATCCAGTTCGATTGTCAGCAAAATAAAACGGGGAAAAGGTCAATCCTTTTCTCCGTTTTTTATTTTGCGCAGGCGATATTGCAGATTCTGTCTGCTCATTCCAAGGGCATTCGCTGTTTTCGTTACATTTCCATCATGCAGCTTCATTGCTTTTTGTAAATAATACACTTCCGCTTCACGCAAGTACTGATCCAGCGGGAGCAACTCACGCTGGGGTTGGACGATGAAATCCAAGGCTTGCGTCGGTACCTCTGTTGTTTCGGCCTGTTTCATACGGAAGTGCAAGGGCAGCATATCGTAAGTGATACAGGTGTCGGTTGTGGAGAGGGAGGAAACCTCATCCAATAGCAGCTCCAATTCCCGCAAGTTTCCTGGCCAATCGTACTTCAGAAACAACTCCTCCACTTCGGCGCTGACACATTCAAGCGGAGAACCGAATCGTTCCTTTCTCTCGGTCAAATACGCCATTACAAAAGGAAGAACATCCTCTTTCCGTTTCCGTAAAGGCGGAATCTGGATGACGAAAGAAACAAAAAAGTAATAGAGATCTTTCAGTAAAGTTCCAGATGCGATCAATTCGACCGGATCCTCATCAACGCTTGCGATGAACTGCTTTTTCGATTGATCCGTCGATTGTAGGATCGACAGCAATTTCTGTTGCAGCGGAATGGGCAAAAGATCGATACGTTCACAGAACAGGGTCATTGTTTCCTCCCTGTTCACTTCCTCCTCCAATCGATCCATCAAGTCCGGATCCGAGCTATTGCAGAAAAGAGAATAGAACATCCCCTTTGTTGGCAATAATTCGTGATGGATACTTTCAGCGATTAAATCCTTTCCGGTTCCCGATTCTCCGATTAAGAGGACGGGCACATCCGCTTGGGCCGCTTTTTTTGCAGTGGCAATGACCGTTTTCATGGCATCCGATTCGGCTACGATTTGGTTCATAGAACGAGTATGAATCCGCTTTCGCAAAGGATGCAAAACGTATTTCTCAATCGCTGTCACATCTCGGGCCAGTTCCACGGCTCCGATAAGTTTGTCCTCGTCAAAAACAGGGAATGTGTCATTGACTGTCGTAATCTCTGTGCCATTTCGGTTCCAATAGGTCTGTTTTACATTCCGTTGTTCTCTCCCGCTTTGAAGCACTTTTAATAAGGTACTTTCTTCTTTTTCGAAGTTGAATAATTCTAAAATCGAACG containing:
- the yugI gene encoding S1 domain-containing post-transcriptional regulator GSP13, yielding MAKTYKAGEELTGTVTGIQPYGAFVALDEETQGLVHISEITYGFVKDIHDYLSVGQEVKVKVLDVDPEAKKVSLSIRALSEAPVNARRDHRPRKSLQARVKEHDAEGFNSLKDKLKDWIEKSGQ
- a CDS encoding sigma 54-interacting transcriptional regulator, whose protein sequence is MKKYDIPLFPFYKFAVDHAGIGVHAIDRDGRTVIYNNKMKEIEGLALEDVGDRSILELFNFEKEESTLLKVLQSGREQRNVKQTYWNRNGTEITTVNDTFPVFDEDKLIGAVELARDVTAIEKYVLHPLRKRIHTRSMNQIVAESDAMKTVIATAKKAAQADVPVLLIGESGTGKDLIAESIHHELLPTKGMFYSLFCNSSDPDLMDRLEEEVNREETMTLFCERIDLLPIPLQQKLLSILQSTDQSKKQFIASVDEDPVELIASGTLLKDLYYFFVSFVIQIPPLRKRKEDVLPFVMAYLTERKERFGSPLECVSAEVEELFLKYDWPGNLRELELLLDEVSSLSTTDTCITYDMLPLHFRMKQAETTEVPTQALDFIVQPQRELLPLDQYLREAEVYYLQKAMKLHDGNVTKTANALGMSRQNLQYRLRKIKNGEKD